Proteins encoded within one genomic window of Rubidibacter lacunae KORDI 51-2:
- a CDS encoding formylglycine-generating enzyme family protein — protein MGTPQTKLDFRYRKERVLRFVEDPNGLGLEMMLVSGGEFWMGSPEEEPGRSMGEGPQHEVQVRAFLLGRYPVTQSQWRFVVERVPQIAVKLDSNPSGFEGKDRPVEKVKWYEAIEFCARLSQLMGVVYRLPSEAEWEYACRAGTTTPFHFGKTISSDVANYDATKVYGQGEVGKRQGETTSVGYFDAANNFGLSDMHGNVWEWCADPWHKNYQGAPGSGHVWDGKLDSGVYEIIESSLSELLADNRKRVTRGGSWFTPPRYCRSAFRTRIVPDFGFDYQGFRVARSAPRT, from the coding sequence ATGGGTACACCACAAACGAAACTCGATTTTCGCTACCGCAAGGAGCGGGTTCTACGCTTTGTAGAGGATCCGAACGGCCTCGGGCTAGAGATGATGCTGGTGTCTGGCGGAGAGTTCTGGATGGGCTCTCCGGAAGAGGAACCGGGGCGAAGTATGGGTGAAGGACCGCAGCATGAAGTCCAAGTGCGAGCCTTTCTGCTCGGGCGTTACCCAGTTACCCAGTCGCAGTGGCGTTTCGTAGTGGAAAGGGTGCCGCAGATCGCTGTAAAGCTAGACTCCAATCCGTCTGGGTTCGAAGGGAAAGATCGCCCGGTGGAAAAGGTCAAGTGGTACGAAGCAATCGAGTTTTGCGCGCGCTTATCTCAATTAATGGGGGTAGTGTATCGCTTGCCGAGCGAGGCAGAGTGGGAGTACGCCTGCCGCGCGGGAACAACAACTCCGTTTCACTTCGGAAAAACAATCTCGTCCGATGTGGCTAACTACGATGCCACAAAAGTCTATGGACAAGGTGAAGTCGGTAAGCGTCAAGGAGAAACGACATCGGTCGGTTACTTCGATGCAGCCAATAACTTCGGGCTCTCGGACATGCACGGGAATGTCTGGGAGTGGTGCGCAGATCCGTGGCACAAGAATTACCAAGGGGCCCCCGGAAGCGGTCATGTCTGGGACGGAAAACTAGACAGTGGTGTTTACGAGATCATAGAATCAAGCCTGTCAGAATTACTTGCAGATAATCGTAAACGTGTTACTCGCGGCGGTTCTTGGTTCACCCCTCCGAGGTACTGTCGCTCGGCGTTTCGCACCAGGATCGTCCCCGACTTCGGGTTCGACTACCAAGGGTTCCGCGTTGCCCGTTCTGCCCCTAGGACCTAA